Proteins found in one Paenibacillus sp. FSL R10-2782 genomic segment:
- a CDS encoding alpha-amylase family glycosyl hydrolase: protein MTRNKCLRRLSTAMLTVPMLTMFASGAMAEQEMNGHKPPVSTGSGVFYEIYINSFYDSNGDGHGDLKGITQKLDYLNDGNPRSGKDLQISGLWLMPLNPSPSYHKYDVTDYYQVDPQYGNLNDFRTLMKEADRKGIKVIMDLVINHSSSEHPWFKEGSVNPQSKYHDYYVWADENTDLEEKGSWGQQVWHKNPNGEGYFYGTFWSGMPDLNFDNPEVRKEMIKVGKYWIQQGADGFRLDAAMHIFKGQTKEGADKNIAWWNEFRSEMEKVNPNVYLAGEVWDKPETIAPYYGPLHSLFNFDLGGTILNSVKNGRDQGIATFAEKTLKLYKSYNKAALDAPFLSNHDQTRVMSELGGDVQKAKLAASILLTLPGQPFLYYGEEIGMKGEKPDEYLREPMRWYKGAGPGQTTWEEPKYNTGEVSVEAQLRDDDSLLESYHTLIRLREEHEALRSDSLQPIQTGFASVTAFKRTSGKETLYVYHNLSGEPVTLQMKDLDKGKWKVVFSTSKDVKVKKGMVTIPAYSSLITGEDR from the coding sequence TTGACACGTAACAAATGCTTAAGAAGATTGTCCACCGCCATGTTAACGGTGCCTATGCTCACGATGTTCGCTTCAGGTGCAATGGCAGAGCAGGAAATGAACGGACATAAGCCTCCGGTTTCTACTGGAAGCGGCGTGTTTTATGAAATTTATATTAATTCTTTTTATGATTCGAATGGAGACGGACACGGTGATTTGAAAGGAATTACACAAAAGCTTGATTACTTAAACGACGGCAACCCCCGTTCGGGCAAGGATCTGCAGATCAGCGGCCTCTGGCTCATGCCCCTAAATCCGTCTCCAAGCTACCATAAATACGATGTAACCGACTACTATCAGGTCGATCCCCAGTATGGGAATCTGAATGATTTCCGCACCTTGATGAAAGAAGCGGACCGAAAGGGCATCAAGGTGATTATGGACCTTGTTATTAATCATTCGAGCAGTGAGCACCCTTGGTTCAAAGAGGGTAGCGTCAACCCGCAAAGCAAATACCACGACTATTACGTATGGGCGGATGAGAACACAGATCTGGAAGAAAAGGGCTCGTGGGGTCAGCAGGTATGGCATAAGAATCCGAATGGCGAAGGGTATTTCTACGGCACGTTCTGGTCGGGAATGCCGGATTTGAACTTCGACAATCCCGAAGTTCGCAAAGAAATGATCAAGGTAGGAAAATATTGGATACAGCAAGGTGCAGATGGGTTCCGGCTCGACGCGGCAATGCACATTTTTAAAGGACAGACAAAGGAGGGTGCCGATAAAAACATCGCCTGGTGGAATGAGTTCCGTTCCGAGATGGAGAAGGTAAATCCGAATGTATATCTAGCGGGGGAGGTATGGGACAAACCGGAGACAATAGCTCCTTATTACGGACCGCTGCATTCCCTCTTTAATTTTGACCTGGGCGGAACGATTTTGAATTCCGTGAAAAACGGCCGGGATCAGGGTATCGCTACATTTGCCGAGAAAACGCTGAAACTGTACAAATCTTACAATAAAGCGGCACTCGATGCTCCGTTCCTGAGCAACCATGACCAGACTCGTGTCATGAGCGAGCTGGGAGGGGATGTGCAAAAAGCTAAGCTGGCCGCTTCCATACTTTTGACGCTTCCGGGTCAGCCGTTCCTCTATTACGGGGAAGAAATCGGCATGAAGGGAGAGAAGCCCGATGAGTATCTGCGGGAGCCTATGCGCTGGTACAAGGGAGCTGGCCCCGGTCAAACGACGTGGGAGGAACCCAAATACAACACAGGCGAAGTATCGGTGGAAGCGCAGCTGCGGGACGATGATTCCCTGCTGGAAAGCTACCACACGCTCATCCGTCTAAGGGAAGAACATGAAGCTCTCCGCAGCGACAGTCTGCAACCTATCCAAACAGGTTTTGCCAGCGTGACCGCATTTAAACGCACTTCAGGCAAAGAAACATTGTATGTATACCATAACCTGTCTGGAGAGCCGGTTACCCTGCAGATGAAAGATTTGGATAAGGGTAAGTGGAAAGTGGTCTTCTCCACCTCGAAGGATGTGAAGGTGAAGAAAGGAATGGTCACGATTCCGGCCTACAGTTCTCTGATTACTGGAGAAGACAGATAG
- a CDS encoding HAD family phosphatase, translated as MTTIHHDAQPNNECLGGSLASVPVKAVIFDMDGVLVDSEPIYFEIERSSFAHFGASMTENEHHTYVGVTLESMWRQVLDRHQLTNTVEEALSYHRKNVMQTMIAHESLVAIDGLERWLDWLQDRGIPVAVASSSPRELIDLIMEKTGLGRYFDIRITGEEVSQGKPAPDIFLYAAEQLGIAPAHCIVIEDSRNGVQAAKSAGMRCIGFHNPGSGRQDLSRADRRILSYNDLWAIKESLPFEE; from the coding sequence ATGACAACCATTCATCATGATGCGCAGCCAAATAATGAATGCTTGGGAGGCTCATTAGCGTCCGTTCCGGTCAAGGCGGTCATCTTCGATATGGACGGAGTGCTGGTAGACAGCGAACCGATTTATTTTGAGATCGAGCGTAGCTCCTTTGCCCATTTCGGTGCGTCCATGACGGAAAATGAGCACCACACCTATGTTGGAGTGACACTCGAATCCATGTGGCGCCAGGTGCTGGACAGACATCAGCTCACCAATACAGTGGAAGAGGCTCTGTCCTATCACCGGAAAAATGTGATGCAGACGATGATTGCACACGAGAGCCTTGTGGCAATTGACGGGTTGGAGCGGTGGCTGGACTGGCTGCAAGATAGAGGGATTCCAGTCGCGGTGGCCTCTTCCTCTCCACGGGAGCTGATTGATCTCATCATGGAAAAGACAGGGCTTGGCCGTTACTTCGATATTCGAATCACTGGAGAAGAAGTATCGCAGGGTAAGCCGGCACCGGACATCTTCCTATACGCCGCCGAGCAGCTTGGCATTGCCCCGGCCCATTGCATCGTTATTGAGGATTCACGGAACGGTGTCCAGGCAGCCAAGAGTGCGGGTATGCGCTGCATCGGCTTCCACAACCCCGGCTCGGGCCGGCAGGACCTGTCCAGAGCCGATCGTCGGATTCTTAGCTATAACGACCTGTGGGCAATTAAAGAAAGCCTGCCGTTCGAGGAGTAG
- a CDS encoding alcohol dehydrogenase catalytic domain-containing protein, with protein MLALVYKSAWDVALEERPIPEIKKDNDVLVRIRATGVCGTDLGIISGKYHAVSSTILGHESAGEVIAVGSAVSSMQPGDRVVIDPTYYCGQCDMCRTGRQNHCTHKSVTETGVSADGTFTDYYVTEDRFLYKLKDHISYEEATLTEPLSCMLTGINQIHLLPNFTTIILGAGPIGILYSYALASKGVTGCLVDISEERLAIADSVAPDRWSVHATMESAIHELAPLKNQVDMIVDTTGVVGTQVLSQLTSGGYLMLVGLRDGTSTFNPKEVVDRSLKIIGSIDSLGTFSTAHYLIEQQIVPAKKIITHSYPLEDYREAFLTLGCNISERTLQPSSQAIKVVLQSNGSGN; from the coding sequence ATGCTTGCACTGGTATACAAATCAGCTTGGGATGTCGCACTTGAGGAAAGACCTATCCCGGAGATTAAAAAAGATAACGATGTACTCGTCCGGATCCGGGCGACAGGCGTATGCGGTACGGATTTAGGCATCATCAGTGGCAAATATCATGCCGTGTCGTCCACTATCCTGGGCCACGAATCAGCGGGGGAAGTAATCGCTGTAGGATCAGCCGTTAGTTCAATGCAGCCCGGGGACCGGGTCGTGATTGATCCGACATACTACTGTGGTCAATGTGATATGTGCCGAACAGGAAGACAGAATCATTGCACACATAAATCCGTAACCGAGACCGGAGTCAGCGCCGACGGGACGTTCACCGATTATTATGTGACGGAGGATCGTTTTCTGTACAAGCTGAAGGATCATATCAGCTACGAAGAAGCAACACTGACCGAACCGCTGAGCTGTATGCTGACCGGAATCAACCAGATTCACCTGCTGCCGAACTTCACAACCATCATTCTTGGTGCAGGCCCAATTGGAATTCTGTACAGTTATGCTCTTGCTTCCAAAGGTGTCACAGGCTGCCTCGTTGACATCTCGGAAGAACGGCTCGCCATAGCTGATTCCGTGGCCCCTGATCGGTGGTCCGTACACGCCACAATGGAATCAGCCATTCATGAGCTGGCACCGCTAAAAAATCAGGTAGACATGATTGTGGATACCACAGGCGTGGTCGGTACACAGGTACTGTCCCAGCTTACGAGCGGCGGATATCTGATGCTGGTGGGGCTGAGAGATGGGACAAGCACGTTCAATCCGAAAGAGGTAGTTGATCGTAGCCTCAAAATCATTGGCTCGATTGATTCCCTGGGAACGTTCTCCACGGCTCATTACCTGATTGAGCAGCAGATCGTTCCCGCCAAAAAAATCATTACCCACTCCTATCCGCTGGAAGACTACCGTGAGGCTTTTCTGACCCTCGGATGCAATATCAGCGAGCGGACACTTCAGCCTTCTTCACAGGCGATCAAGGTTGTGCTGCAATCGAACGGCTCCGGTAACTAA
- a CDS encoding aspartate aminotransferase family protein has protein sequence MHTLTKERFRYGKGITLIDDSGKEYLDGVSGTFNLSLGYNHPHVVTKVQEQVANLVHMSSSFTEPYVEEVLDHLIKYTPNGIDAGWMRDITGSTANECAVKLAQKYTGASDIISLYLSHHGQTQFATGISGNAFRRRKFPNSAAANSLHLPAPYCYRCPFNSSPDKCGYQCVEAISDAIEYASSGSVACMIIEPILGNGGNIIPPAGYFKRLRQLCNEYGLILIADEVQTGIGRTGYMFASELFDIQPDIITLAKGLGGIGVPVAAVLMQSRLNVLEKHEHSFTSGSNLISVTAAKFTLEVVTEPGFLEAVRSKGSLLGSLLTEMADKHDCIGEARGVGLMWGLEIVDEDDAPDAVKSNGIIDRVFDEQQLILRGSRYGYGNVVKVRPSLTATEDEIVEIVKRLDAVLATLH, from the coding sequence GTGCATACCTTAACCAAAGAACGCTTCAGATACGGAAAAGGCATTACTCTGATTGACGATTCAGGAAAGGAGTATTTGGATGGCGTATCCGGCACCTTCAATCTGTCGCTCGGTTATAATCACCCTCATGTCGTTACCAAAGTACAGGAACAAGTCGCTAATCTTGTCCACATGTCCTCATCCTTTACCGAGCCCTACGTCGAGGAAGTCCTGGATCATCTGATCAAGTATACGCCAAACGGCATCGACGCGGGGTGGATGAGAGATATTACCGGCTCCACAGCGAACGAATGCGCTGTGAAGCTGGCCCAGAAATATACCGGAGCATCCGATATAATCAGCCTGTACCTGTCCCATCATGGACAGACCCAGTTCGCAACAGGTATATCCGGTAACGCCTTCCGGCGGAGGAAATTTCCCAACTCGGCTGCAGCAAATTCCCTGCATTTACCTGCTCCCTACTGCTATCGCTGCCCGTTTAATTCTTCGCCTGACAAGTGTGGCTATCAATGCGTCGAAGCCATATCGGATGCCATTGAGTATGCAAGCTCAGGCTCTGTGGCCTGCATGATTATTGAACCCATCTTGGGCAACGGAGGCAATATCATCCCACCTGCAGGATATTTTAAGCGTCTCCGTCAGCTGTGCAACGAGTACGGGCTGATCCTGATCGCTGATGAGGTGCAGACCGGGATTGGGCGGACAGGCTACATGTTCGCAAGTGAGCTGTTTGATATCCAACCAGATATCATTACTCTCGCCAAGGGTCTCGGCGGCATTGGTGTACCGGTAGCAGCGGTATTAATGCAGTCTCGGCTTAATGTCCTCGAGAAGCACGAGCACTCCTTCACCTCAGGTAGCAATCTAATCTCGGTCACGGCAGCCAAATTCACGCTGGAGGTTGTAACCGAGCCCGGTTTTCTGGAAGCCGTCCGGTCTAAAGGAAGCCTGCTCGGATCCTTGCTGACGGAGATGGCCGACAAGCACGATTGCATTGGTGAGGCTCGTGGCGTCGGACTGATGTGGGGACTGGAAATTGTAGACGAGGACGATGCCCCGGATGCAGTGAAAAGCAATGGGATTATCGATCGTGTATTTGACGAACAGCAATTAATTCTCAGAGGTTCCCGTTACGGTTATGGCAATGTGGTCAAAGTGAGACCTTCCCTCACGGCTACAGAAGATGAGATTGTCGAAATTGTTAAACGGCTTGACGCGGTTCTGGCGACCCTTCACTAA
- a CDS encoding MFS transporter: protein MKRLFALSCAFYLLIGVTSVVLGALLPILLPHYGRGYSDGGLLLFLQFSGFLVGVLLSPFMALHIGRKSMLSIALVSIVAGYAFLGVLPSWTWVIVMTIWVGFGSGIIESSIGAFTIEFTEEQKAVAMSKLDVYFALGALLIPAVVSLYIWFGMWHLTFYTISLLAFILGLFWLTMPASASSHLTQADLRTSERSVEQARYSGQHRVLLGIFIVFFFVYMGLELGLMNFLPSILIETLQLRESVASLGVSILWIAMIIGRMFSGRIAESSGYIPFLLWSAIGTFCFLVAMAFVSSQWATYLLIFGAGLFMSGLFCIALVYANVLIPGMTERTTSILIASGGIGGAVLQYVTGWSMSEWSVTATLWILAAFSLILLLGVILSHLWNGRGSRVVDSLVHQGKEG from the coding sequence TTGAAGAGACTATTCGCTTTAAGTTGTGCTTTCTATCTGTTAATCGGCGTCACCAGCGTGGTTCTTGGGGCATTACTACCGATACTGCTGCCACACTATGGACGAGGATACAGCGATGGCGGATTACTGCTGTTCCTACAGTTTTCTGGATTTCTTGTCGGCGTTCTGCTCTCCCCCTTCATGGCACTGCATATCGGTCGCAAGTCGATGCTGTCTATTGCCCTGGTCAGTATCGTGGCAGGGTATGCCTTCCTGGGTGTACTCCCCTCATGGACCTGGGTCATCGTGATGACCATCTGGGTTGGCTTCGGCTCAGGCATCATTGAGTCGTCCATCGGAGCGTTCACGATTGAGTTCACCGAGGAGCAGAAAGCCGTAGCCATGTCCAAGCTGGATGTCTATTTTGCACTTGGTGCACTGCTCATTCCGGCGGTGGTAAGCCTGTATATCTGGTTTGGAATGTGGCATCTGACCTTCTACACCATCTCCCTTCTGGCGTTTATTCTGGGGCTGTTCTGGCTTACCATGCCTGCTTCCGCCTCTTCTCACCTTACCCAAGCAGACCTCCGAACCTCTGAGCGATCGGTCGAACAAGCCCGGTACTCGGGACAGCATCGTGTGTTACTGGGAATATTCATTGTATTCTTCTTTGTTTACATGGGTCTTGAACTGGGACTCATGAACTTCCTGCCCTCCATTCTGATCGAGACGTTGCAGCTTCGGGAATCCGTAGCCTCGCTGGGTGTCAGCATACTCTGGATTGCAATGATCATCGGCCGCATGTTCTCAGGAAGGATTGCAGAGTCATCAGGATATATTCCTTTCCTGCTGTGGAGCGCAATCGGGACTTTCTGCTTCCTGGTTGCTATGGCGTTTGTATCCAGCCAGTGGGCTACATACCTTCTAATTTTTGGTGCAGGGTTGTTCATGTCCGGACTCTTCTGTATCGCCCTCGTCTATGCGAACGTGCTGATTCCGGGAATGACCGAGAGAACGACCAGCATTCTGATTGCGTCGGGCGGAATTGGCGGCGCGGTGCTTCAATATGTAACAGGCTGGAGCATGAGCGAATGGTCGGTGACGGCTACCCTCTGGATTCTGGCGGCTTTCAGCCTGATTCTGCTGCTAGGGGTCATTCTCTCGCATCTGTGGAATGGTAGGGGCAGCCGGGTAGTTGACTCCCTTGTCCATCAGGGCAAGGAAGGATGA
- a CDS encoding AraC family transcriptional regulator, whose product MNLYLEIPELDRHFPFRSFINKGDVLCYPHWHKEIEIIYVTQGTLDLGINDNSIRMKQGEVQFINGGDVHYFLASPDSERVVIQFDLSFFQEVFTLNDQKRPLRDIFTEMEQSSWNWPEETTAKMLPLIQSIYDETVDHQEGYAYMIKAKLFEMLTLILREVPRSTTPRLPEISESTLTQSKDMLCKLERIFEYVECHYHETISLKNIAEYMGFSPYYFARLFKKNTGMTFIAFLNEYRLNKAKWILLNEDNPITEVAEAAGFSSVKTFHHFFKEATGTSPLKYRRAIFGNKTARTEEESFS is encoded by the coding sequence ATGAATTTGTATTTAGAAATTCCGGAGCTTGACAGACATTTTCCTTTCCGGAGTTTTATTAATAAAGGCGACGTGCTTTGCTATCCTCATTGGCATAAAGAAATTGAAATTATTTATGTGACCCAGGGAACCTTGGATCTGGGAATTAACGATAATTCGATACGCATGAAACAAGGTGAAGTTCAATTTATAAATGGTGGTGATGTTCATTATTTCCTGGCTTCTCCCGACAGCGAACGGGTGGTTATTCAATTTGATTTGAGCTTTTTTCAAGAGGTATTCACATTAAACGATCAGAAGCGCCCTCTTAGAGATATATTTACGGAGATGGAGCAATCAAGCTGGAACTGGCCAGAAGAAACAACTGCTAAAATGCTGCCGCTGATTCAAAGCATTTATGATGAGACCGTCGACCACCAAGAAGGTTATGCCTATATGATCAAAGCCAAACTGTTTGAGATGTTGACTCTTATTTTGCGGGAAGTGCCAAGAAGCACTACGCCTAGGCTTCCCGAAATCTCTGAAAGTACCTTAACACAATCAAAGGACATGCTTTGTAAACTGGAACGTATTTTTGAATATGTGGAATGCCATTATCATGAAACTATTTCGCTGAAGAATATAGCTGAATATATGGGTTTCAGTCCCTATTATTTCGCCAGACTGTTTAAGAAGAATACAGGGATGACCTTTATAGCATTTTTGAATGAATACAGACTGAATAAGGCCAAATGGATTTTGCTGAATGAAGACAATCCGATCACTGAGGTCGCAGAGGCTGCAGGTTTCAGCAGCGTGAAGACGTTTCATCATTTTTTTAAGGAAGCGACAGGAACATCACCATTGAAATACCGCAGGGCAATATTCGGGAATAAAACGGCAAGAACTGAGGAAGAAAGTTTTTCATGA
- a CDS encoding Gfo/Idh/MocA family oxidoreductase — protein MGNRIYNVVIIGYGGMGSYHVQLIEPVQQLAIGGVYDIVDYRMELAAAGGYKTYESLDAVLTDQAVDIVLIATPNDVHKEIAIQALQAGKHVICEKPVTITSADFLDIVEVAKKENRVFTVHQNRRWDEDFRIIKDMIGKKTVGELFQLESRVQGANGIPGDWRQLKAYGGGMLLDWGVHLLDQLLQITDSQIESVAAKLSYILGTEVDDGFTSFIEFKDGLTAVIEVGTTNYVKLPRWYIKGTEGTAVIRDWDLSGEIATRNPDVAHVEPKPIQAGQGLTKTMAPPSEESTLKFPIEKIPVAAESFYENFVSAIEGKAELAIKSEEVHRVLVLIETIFEAAATKSVIRRTI, from the coding sequence ATGGGCAATCGGATATATAATGTAGTTATTATCGGTTATGGAGGCATGGGAAGCTACCATGTTCAATTGATCGAACCTGTTCAGCAGCTTGCCATTGGCGGTGTATATGATATTGTCGATTACCGGATGGAACTGGCCGCCGCTGGCGGCTATAAAACCTACGAAAGTCTGGATGCCGTTCTAACCGATCAGGCCGTGGATATTGTTTTGATAGCAACGCCTAATGACGTTCATAAAGAAATAGCGATCCAGGCACTGCAAGCCGGAAAACATGTCATTTGCGAAAAGCCAGTTACGATAACGAGCGCGGATTTCTTGGATATTGTCGAGGTGGCGAAGAAAGAAAACCGCGTGTTTACGGTACATCAGAACCGCCGATGGGATGAAGACTTCCGAATTATCAAAGATATGATCGGCAAGAAGACCGTGGGCGAGCTTTTCCAACTGGAATCGCGGGTTCAGGGGGCTAACGGCATTCCAGGTGACTGGCGGCAACTGAAGGCGTACGGTGGAGGAATGCTACTGGATTGGGGAGTGCATCTGTTGGACCAGCTACTTCAGATTACGGACAGCCAAATAGAAAGCGTAGCTGCTAAGTTAAGCTATATTTTGGGAACTGAAGTGGATGACGGCTTTACCAGCTTTATTGAGTTCAAGGACGGCCTGACAGCGGTCATTGAAGTGGGTACGACCAATTACGTAAAGCTGCCGCGTTGGTATATTAAAGGAACTGAGGGTACCGCAGTGATCAGGGATTGGGACTTGAGCGGAGAGATTGCCACCCGAAATCCGGATGTTGCTCATGTAGAACCAAAACCGATTCAAGCAGGCCAAGGATTGACGAAAACGATGGCGCCGCCGTCAGAGGAATCCACTCTGAAGTTCCCGATTGAGAAAATACCTGTGGCAGCAGAAAGCTTTTATGAAAATTTTGTCTCCGCCATCGAAGGAAAAGCGGAGCTTGCGATCAAAAGCGAAGAAGTGCATCGTGTGCTGGTACTGATTGAGACGATTTTTGAGGCGGCAGCAACCAAAAGCGTGATTCGAAGAACGATTTAA
- a CDS encoding PucR family transcriptional regulator ligand-binding domain-containing protein yields MHLTVEDALTVYPLSEGKLAAGKKGIFRTISSINLMDAPDVINWMKEGELLLTTAYAIRDSPEEFVNLLQKLNERGASGLGIKLGRYWAEIPEIALLEADRLGFPLIELPFEFTFSEQITALFQSEFQRDTRRLNELLETQKKLVDFAMQADEYTNYFQSITSILGRPVAIVTSEGQALYNVTRCSEMELLNDWPWHQDHRFYKAADNLLYRVPLLKNGKSYGYLLVQTENLLEAHDMEGIFHQAAVILSYHLEVIRNQETSAASSRLGATMERYLKGNASRKTVLEFAEALGSTLWSTPYVCMISSTGADPWDHESQRRRLREIQSKLQDHPKAASLESHHFYVMNRIYSLFPILEEEAKERRQYENSARLYADLMHAWDHGAGARTCFISKVRMGMEEFIDGFRECAEAERISTELGISEPVVMFADLEFIYLFKHIPQEVMSRYCSYLFRPLLDKDEEYAGEMMHTLEAYFANNGQVNETARELFIHRNTVLYRLEKISGLLNLDLKNTDHLLLLKLGLMFRHLMP; encoded by the coding sequence ATGCATTTAACTGTAGAGGATGCCTTGACGGTCTATCCGTTATCGGAAGGGAAGCTGGCGGCCGGTAAAAAGGGAATTTTCCGAACGATCAGTTCCATTAATTTGATGGATGCGCCGGATGTGATCAATTGGATGAAAGAAGGGGAACTGCTGCTGACTACGGCTTATGCGATCAGGGATTCACCCGAGGAATTTGTCAATTTGCTGCAAAAGCTGAATGAACGGGGAGCCTCCGGGCTTGGCATCAAGCTTGGCCGCTACTGGGCGGAAATTCCAGAGATTGCCCTGCTTGAAGCCGACCGGTTGGGCTTCCCCCTGATTGAGTTGCCTTTTGAATTCACCTTCTCCGAGCAGATCACCGCTCTATTCCAATCCGAGTTCCAACGCGATACCCGCCGGCTGAATGAATTGCTTGAAACGCAGAAAAAGCTGGTTGATTTTGCGATGCAGGCGGATGAGTACACCAATTATTTTCAAAGCATCACAAGCATTTTGGGGCGTCCAGTAGCCATCGTCACCTCTGAGGGACAGGCCTTGTATAACGTGACACGCTGTTCCGAAATGGAGCTGTTGAACGACTGGCCCTGGCATCAGGACCATCGGTTTTATAAGGCGGCAGATAACCTGTTGTATCGGGTCCCCCTGCTGAAAAACGGAAAATCATACGGTTACTTGCTGGTTCAGACCGAAAATCTGCTGGAAGCACATGATATGGAGGGTATTTTTCACCAGGCTGCCGTTATTCTTTCCTATCATCTGGAGGTCATCCGGAATCAGGAGACTTCTGCGGCAAGCAGTCGTCTTGGCGCGACCATGGAGCGTTACTTGAAGGGAAACGCCTCTCGGAAGACGGTGCTTGAATTTGCCGAAGCGTTGGGAAGCACATTGTGGAGCACACCCTACGTATGCATGATATCCTCCACAGGAGCTGATCCGTGGGACCATGAGAGTCAGCGCCGCAGACTGAGGGAGATTCAGAGTAAGCTTCAGGACCATCCGAAAGCGGCCTCCTTGGAATCCCATCATTTCTATGTGATGAACCGCATATATTCCCTCTTTCCCATTCTGGAAGAGGAGGCCAAGGAGCGCAGACAGTATGAGAACTCCGCACGTTTGTATGCAGATTTGATGCATGCATGGGACCACGGAGCAGGAGCAAGGACATGTTTTATCAGTAAAGTGAGAATGGGTATGGAGGAGTTCATCGACGGCTTCCGGGAGTGCGCCGAGGCCGAGAGAATCAGCACAGAGCTCGGTATAAGCGAACCGGTTGTCATGTTTGCCGACCTGGAATTCATTTATCTCTTCAAGCATATTCCGCAGGAGGTCATGAGCAGGTACTGCTCTTATTTGTTCCGTCCACTGCTGGACAAGGACGAGGAATACGCTGGCGAGATGATGCACACGCTTGAAGCCTATTTCGCCAACAACGGCCAAGTGAATGAAACCGCGCGTGAGCTGTTTATCCATCGCAACACGGTGCTGTACAGGCTGGAGAAAATATCGGGGCTGCTGAATCTGGATTTGAAGAATACCGACCACCTGCTGCTGTTAAAGCTGGGGCTTATGTTTAGGCATTTGATGCCCTAA
- a CDS encoding ABC transporter ATP-binding protein — translation MQLTQNQQAAAKQDSRSMLVINDVGKIYPNGTVAVQHADLHVGEGEFLCFVGPSGCGKSTIFNMIAGLTEPTSGHLSVLGTSPKEARKQNEIAFVFQEHTLLPWAKLIDNVTMPLTLRGISKKERITEGERVLELVGLKEYMKVLPRELSGGMKMRVSIARALISRPKLLLMDEPFGALDEITRQTLQDELLNIWEQDKKMSVLFITHNVFESVFLSTRVVVMTPRPGKISDIIDIPFAYPRDDEFRTRPEFGEYVRSVSAVLKH, via the coding sequence ATGCAGCTTACCCAAAATCAACAGGCTGCGGCCAAACAGGACAGCCGTTCCATGCTTGTTATCAATGATGTCGGCAAAATCTACCCCAATGGCACTGTAGCCGTACAGCATGCGGATCTGCATGTAGGGGAAGGGGAATTTCTCTGTTTTGTCGGCCCTTCCGGTTGTGGTAAATCGACTATTTTTAATATGATTGCCGGTTTGACGGAACCGACCTCCGGTCATCTGTCCGTGCTGGGCACCTCACCGAAGGAAGCGCGCAAGCAGAATGAGATTGCCTTTGTATTTCAGGAGCATACTCTGCTGCCATGGGCCAAGCTGATTGATAATGTCACCATGCCTCTTACTTTGCGCGGCATATCCAAGAAGGAGCGTATTACCGAAGGGGAGCGGGTTCTTGAACTGGTAGGCTTGAAGGAATATATGAAGGTGCTGCCCCGTGAGCTGTCAGGCGGAATGAAGATGAGGGTATCGATTGCACGAGCGTTGATATCCAGACCCAAGTTACTGTTAATGGATGAACCGTTTGGCGCCCTTGATGAAATTACCAGGCAGACACTGCAGGATGAACTGCTGAATATTTGGGAACAGGACAAAAAGATGTCGGTTCTGTTCATTACGCATAACGTGTTTGAAAGTGTGTTTCTATCGACAAGAGTAGTGGTGATGACGCCCCGTCCCGGTAAAATTTCGGACATCATCGATATTCCGTTTGCTTATCCGAGAGATGATGAATTCCGGACACGTCCGGAGTTCGGTGAATATGTACGCAGCGTGTCCGCTGTGTTGAAGCATTGA